The genomic segment CAAGCACGTGCTCTGCCCCAGAACTGTGGGATCTTTCCTTTCATGGGACTGAGACCAACGAATGAGACACATTCTCAAAAGAAACGAGACTTTCACTGTCAGTTGTGAAGGTTTCCATCAGGCAGATGCATTTGCTTGAGCACCAAAATAAGTGATAATGTATTTGAATACTTTTACCCAGGTAAGGCAAGTGGTTTTTCTTAAAATTAAAGTGGTAATAATTCATTTGGAGGATTGCATGATACAGGAGCTTTCTCATACCAAAACCAGTTGTGAAGAATGATCAGTTTTAGAATGTTggtatctattttttaaaaaaaaccacagaaacagaATTTCCACACACATAAGAGCTGAATGGTATGCTGGATATGTGGGGACGTCTGATTTTCTGCAAAGTATTCATGTACCAAGAATCGTCTGATAAATTATATCGTGAGGCAGTACCATTATACACGGCATCATACATAAAGTTCTGCCTAAATGTAGCCATATTGGGTAGAAATGGATAGAAGCATTTACTAATGCCTTTCTTGTCTCTATAGGAGGAGGATGACGATGAAGACTATGAAGAGGAGAGTGATGATGATACCGCTGCTCTTTTAgctgaattagaaaagataaaaaAGGAACGGGCTGAGGAGCAAGCTCGCAAGGTAAATGCACTGGTTGATTATAATTGCTGAGTTATGCTGCCTTAATCtttatctaggtagccagaaagCTTGCACTGAGTGATTTCTGGAATAATTTCTAACCCCATtggacttcttttttattgaGAGTCAGTAGAAAGGTTGAGAATGAGGTTCGTTTTGGAATCAGAACTGGTGGGTCTTGTATTTCATAAGTCTGCTAAAAATGTTCGTTTTTTCCTACCTCCAAGTATGGCCAGCCTACTGACAACCAGAATCTGTGAGTTCTGCTTTTTGGCGCCATGCTTTGCAAAATCGTGGCATAGGACTGAATTGTCTCATCACTTCCCATtggcttggggggaaaaagtacCCCCAATGGCAAAATGCAGCAGATTTTTAGGACAGTTTTAtttccagcttaaaaaaaaaattggccagttttaaaaaaatctgtacataATCTGCCTGAAATTTGGAAACATTGTTTACAGCTGTTCAAGTGACCACCTTGCAAAATGCATACCTTGTAGGTTGAATTCTGTGGGAATTCTACTACAAAACAGGACTCTGGGAAGTTAAAATATCCTGCCTGCCTAGGTGAGAACTTTAAAGGaattgttgtgttttttgtgtattgtgtattgttttgataacaaaaaacaccctgatcaccataatcacccaatcttctgaaaaggacaaaaagctgaccccacagctacaaatactcatcTATCCcgcacactacaccagaacacagacagagttctaactcctgtcctctgaagatgccggccacagagactggtgaaacgttagaaagaaaaacctccagaacacggccaaacagcctgaaaagcctacaacagccatcgaaacctgaccatgaaagcctttgagattaCATTAAAGGAACTGTTCCTTTGTGGTATAATTCTATGTATGTACATTCAGAAACAATCCCCTAATATTCAGTAAGACTTCCAGTGAAGTGTCTACAGCAGGGATACACAATCTGGTatcctccaggtgttttggactgtgCCTCTGAACTttggtcatgttggctggggctcAGCGTTACTTATCCCTGGTACATAGGGTAGTTGCCTTAACCGGGCACTGGCACTTTTGAGTGGCAATGATTCTTGGTGGGTAGAAGCTAGAGTACTTTTTCAGCTCTACTTTCAAAAACAAGTAATTTTAATTGGAAGTGCCAGGGACTTGTTTGCAAATAACGCGCTCTATCACTTGAGCTCTGGCTATCTCCTTGGTATGTGAGTGAACAATGATATATTTTAACTCCTGCCATTCTTGGGGATTGGTAACTAGTGAAAATGATGTTTGCAATCTTGGTGCTGTGACAGAATAGGACATGGGTGTTCCCCTTCATCCAAAGCACTAGACTCCAACTGACTGTGGTTTACCTAGGTTTAAAGGCAAAGGTGAGGATTCCAGCCATTAGATTGTTTGAGCTAGGTGTGTTGAAAGGCAGCTTACCCAGGGGAAAAGCCTGTTTGCAGCTGAAAGTGAAAGATCGTGTCACCCCATATGAACCTTcacagcttttaagatcttctgggcaGGCCTTTCtgttggttccaccaccttccctggCTCATTTGGGGAAGacacacgagagagggccttctcagtggctgctcccaggctttggaatgcgtTGCCCCGAGAACCGAGGTTGGCCCCTCTCCCTCTTGCCCTTccctcatcaggcaaagaccttccccTTCAGGCAAGCCcgttgtctcaggaatgctggtttttaattcatagttttaaatgtttttaaattgtttttaatcttaatataagTTTAATAGTCTTTTTtattatatagtattttaaagctgtgtttgttttatagttttacttgttgtgagccgcctttctcccttagggatccaaggcggctcacaacaggtaaAACTTCCAGAGATTCAGGGGTCAGACACCGTTCACTCCCACCTCTGAGAGGGCTGCACATGCTCAGTGTCCCACTCCTCTCAAGTGTCTTCTTTTTCAAAAGAATTGTTTTTTATCCCTCACTGAAAAGCCTTCTTATTCCTCCTAGTggaccatttaaaatataattaaaaactttTGGGGAGTGGGTTTGGATTGCTTCCTGTAGCCTCTAGCGAGCACATGGACTTTTTgagctacattttttaaaaactctatttTCCTAATTGCAGTTCTGGGAACAGGGTGTTGGGGGTGGCATATTTGGGCTGTAGGCAACATTTTGCTCACCCTTGCGTtaagccaggggtgggcaattaatttctagaGGGGAGCCACGGAACCGTGTTCacgggctgaaccaactttacttaaaaataaaatgaaacagtgatgttatgatagtttttattttaaacttgttaatctaaatactaaatactaatacaaatactaaagaggtattttttgcggtatgttaaagataagcaactgatcaactttagacaaaaagctataaatggttttgatgttcaaaactgtccacgggccagacaggagcggctcgtgggctgtatgtggcccttgggccacactttgcccaggtctgcgtTAAGTGGACGTGGTTTTAAACTTGGCCTTTGAACTGCCTGCCTGCTAAGTATGTGCTCTTCTTCTGGTCCTGCTTTTGTGCTTTGctgaaactatttaaaaagtgaaaccACTGCCTGAGATTTACAGACAGTGACCCCTTCATGAACCAAAGGAACTGACTGCACATCAACTTAAAGCAGAATGGTATCACTTTATGCAAACTGTAAGGAAAACAGCTTCCGGAAGTGACCATTTGGTGCCACTAGAGGCCACTAGAAGCTGTTGGAGGTAGAAAACTCTGGTAAGCTTTTGCTCAGGTATGAATGAGAGTCTCATTACAGTACAGTTAATTTGCCACAAAAGCCTCACACTTGTCTTTGGTagggacccaggagagggccttctctgttgctgcccccagactttggaactccctcctacaagGCTGGCCCCACCTGTGCTACCCTTCCATAGGCAGGCAAAGattcttctcttcaggcaggctacCCTTTAGTGACTGATttgctaggttttttttaaagatactgttttatttttgttgtttgtccAGTGTTTGCTTTTATCTGTTGagtttttaaatgatatttaattctttttaaatagtgtAATACAGTACTTTACTATTGTTAGCTTTTAtactatacttttttttaaatactacaaactgccttggatccttttaggagaaaggtggggtagtactaaataaataaaattaagtgcTTGTCTTATCAACAGTGGCATTAGGGTTCAGTGGGTAGTTTGTCTGTTTTGCACATGGCAAAGGAGGTTAAATATAGTTTGTCTGTCTACTACtatttaaaatccatttaaaatgctCTACCTTATCTTTCAGCTGAGATTTCATAGCAGCTCACAAAGGCTTGCTTTCATGTGCTTACCAGGTGCTATAAGCAACTTGAATCTCCCAAGTGTCATAAGCATCTTGGTACACATATAAAGGAGAGAGGTTAAATAGGGCTACCCTCAGACCCACCTCAAACTGCTAGTCCCAATTAGAATAGCACATTGagtcaattgctgaatggtaagtcagcACTTGTAtagatcccattgattcaatgggtctactcttgttAAAATTAGCAGTTGGATTCAGGCTGTGACCTGGAAGTCAAAGAACAGTGAAATGCAGTCCTATGTGGACTCACTGTTTCCAGCTGAGGATGCATGAAGCCAAAAGTTCAACGCAGCTTCTGGTTGCAGTCTGATACTGCACTTATTTCCAGAAGTCATGacagcagcattttaaaatgcattgcaaATGTTAAAAGAAAGCAATCTGAATGCCAGGGAAAGGTTGTAAAGGATATTTTTGTGGCCATGTGCAGGTCAACCTGGTGTgcagcaaaatctgctgctttaaACATGCTGAAAAGGAAATGGCAGGCTTTTATGTCATCCTGAAGATCCACCCGTTGTTCTCTTGACAGGAACAAGAGCAGAAAGCTGAAGAAGAGAGGATACGGATGGAAAATATCCTGAGCGGTAATCCTTTGCTGAATCTTACTGGTCCTGTGCAGACTCAAGCAAGCTTCAAAGTGAAGAGGAGGTATGCAAATACTTACTGAGAGATCTTTACAGCTCCCTCCCACTTTTTCCTGCTTCTTAAGGGTTTACAATTCCAGAGCtgtttaattggattttaattgaATTGGCAAAGGGTGACCCTTAATCCTGTTCTGCAAGTTATACCCATCTGTAGGATGGACAGTGCCCCCCTGGGTTAGATTATAATGCATATATTGcatacattattttattattggtcCTTAAAAGGCAAACATGGGCATAATTTGCAAAGTGATGCCTGAAGCATATACTGTACCTCTTAGAAAATCCGAACTGTCAGAAGAGGAAAATCGTTCATTGTATTGCCCCTAACATCTCATTTGAGTCTCTTTGCCTAAGCATTCTGTCCATTTGTACTTGAGGTTTCAAAGAAAACATAAAGGTGTTTGTAAGAACAGCTGGCTTACTGGGGAAATACAATGTTTTGACTTGTCTGGTAGCGTAGTATCCCCTTCCTGGATGGTGTCCTggctggcttgtttttttttccatgttaagCCCTTAGCTGAGTTCCTGAAGACATTCTCTAGGTCACAGGACCTCTTGTCACAGAATGCAGAGCTTTTCTCTCTTGGCAGTATCCTGTTACTGCCAAAAATTCCTCCAAGGATTTCTCAGCCAGTGGGAAGTTATTTGGAAGGCCAGTCCCTCATGAGGCCCCAGTTACCATCATCTGGAAATGCTGGCTGCCTTTCCCCCAACGACGGTTTCCTCGAATTTAGCAAGATTTAGTTCTGTGTAAACATGTATGAGATGGCATCCAGGCTTGCTTGTATGGCACATGGAGTCACTGAGGGGCCCCAGATTCTCTTTTGACTTCAAGAGCTTTGACCTCTGGCTTCCCTACTGAAAACTCTTTGAATTCACGTGTCAGGTTTCGTAGGATTGGCTCAGCTTTTGCCAGTCAGCCGAGACTCAGGTTCTCTTCAGGGTCTCAGTTATCAGGGGTGTCCTGGGATTCACTGGTTGAGGtggagatgccaaggactgaACGGGGAACTTTCTGCATGCGAAACATGAGACCCTCCCATAGAACTGACACCGTTTTGCACGAGGCAAAGTAAAAATGTATCTAACATAACATGGCCTCACCTCTTGTCTTGCTAGCattatatatttctttatgattagtagaagatttttttttctaaacttttgcttttcttcccttctaTCCTCAAACCTGGTTTCTAGATGGGATGATGACGTAGTCTTCAAGAACTGTGCGAAGGGGGTTGACgagatgaaaaaagacaaaagatttgTCAACGACACGCTGCGGTCCGAATTTCACAAAAAGTTCATGGAAAAATACATCAAGTAGTactgattcctttttctttttaaatctcacTCATAAACTAAATACAGCATTGGTCTttcatccaggaaaaaaaaatcccagaatctgtCAAGAAATAACAATTCTTTCCCCAGAAGTCATTCATATGTTTTTAATGTGATCCTGCATCTGGTGtatggttttgttgttttaacAGGCCAACTTAATTTTCCAGAAGTATCCTCAACAAGAATTTATTTTACATGCAATTTCTGTAAATGTTATGAAAATGATTTACAATAAATCCTTCACACTTAAGGCTCTTTATTCAAATTACCATGGCAGACAGGTTATATAAAGGAATGTAGTGTGATAAACCAGAATGTTGCCAATACCATAAAAcggagggaggaaggagaaaaagcccATCCCTATCTTTGGTCCTCACAATTGCcaccaagagttggacacgacttaacgactaaacaatgacatcTAGTTTGTTTTCTCTGGCTTCCTCCACTATCATCTCTCAACCCAAAGAAATTACCTACTTACTTGGCCTGCCAACGTAAGGCAGTCATGTATGAGGTGAATGACCATACCTCAGACAAACTAAAACTTTCTTAAATTTGGACAGGTACTGTGAAAGCTTTAGGGGTGAGAGGGGATCAGCCtttaattttaaaactatttgagCAGTTTAGAGGTTATGAGTTGAATCCAGTCTTAGTCATGCTTCAAGTAGAGCTGTTGAAATTATTTGAACAAGTTAATTGGGAATGAAAGTCCCACTAGGTCTGCTCTCTAGATATAAGATTAGATCTaactaatttaaaaacaacattggGAGGTTCTTTATTAGATTTATTTTCCCAGCCTTTAGTTTTCTAGGCTGATGGTTTGGGCCTCTTACTACTTTTTGATGAAGGAGTTTCCTGGAAAAAGCTGTGGCTGGCTAGCACCTACTGTGAAATAAGCATGGTTGAaaacctgttttaattttttttcccctgaaatgcTTCTTATTCTAATATCTCTGTAGCACATAGGTACAGTATAACATGGTCCTACAtttgagagacagagatactcAATGACTTTGGCTGGTGAAGGTTGAGGAGAATTTTGATTTGATCTGTTTTTGAAAGGGCTTGATCTCAGCGATGAAAAGAACTTGGTTTAGATAAtttgaatgcaggagaaagtgaaaGATTCTCATCCATACTATGAATATTGTACACAGACACATTTTATTGCAGCCCCCTCTGTCTTGTACCAGCTCGGCTGTAGAAGAGTTTTCCAAGTGATCTGAAGACAGCATAAATTGTAGGATATCTATAGAGAAAAGAGCTGTAGAGGAAGCTTTTGAGTTTTAAAGTTAGGACCAAGACATTCTGAATTAAAACTGTATTTTTGTATGCTGGTTAAAGATACCTGCACTTGGCCTGATAAATACTTTAATGAACACTTTATGGTGGCAGCACTGGGGTTTAGTGAGTGGACTTCAAAACTTCAGTAAATATACAATTCAATAGTAACTGTAATTGTATCATTTAATCATCACCTGTTCCTGAGGTCCCACGTTACATCCTAATGAGGAGAAGTGATGATTTTAGTGGTTATGTATATATTTAAgtgctttaaatattaaaaaaaacttgtcagGATACAAAAGTATAACAATTAAGTGTCAATATAAACTTGTTTCGATGATGCTTTTTACAttcttttaaagaattaaattacTGTACTTCCCACAAAGACTTTCAGGACCAGACGTTGGCATTCTAACAAAATTGTAAAGTCCCATGTAGCTGAACAGAATAAATTTACTATATATTATTTAAGCTTTGTGAAAATATCActgatttcaatatttttttcacaGCAATTTGGAAATAAGAGGGCAACAGATAGCTTGGAATACTGATTCGCAGCCTTTGTCTGTCCACCTGTTTTCGACCTCCAGCTCCCACAAGTCCCATCCAGCACAatcagggattctggaagtcgAAATCCTAACCTTCTCCAGTATGGTCCCCTAGAGATGTGTTGGATTAGAACTATCATTATCCTTAATGACAACTTGGCAGTTAGTCAGTGCACCTGAAGGCTGAGGGAATAAAAAACATAACTCCCTCCTAGAAGATAAAGATCTAGAATATTTGCCTTGTTTTAGATAGAAGAATTTggagaggaaggtctttgtcCTAAAAGATCCTGAGCAATCTTTGtatcatattacagtggtgccttgcttaaacgatgttaattcgttccagcgaaatcgctgtagagcaaaaacatcgtaaagcgaaataaaaaagcccattgaaacgcattgaaaaccattcaatgcgttccaatgggctggaaaactcaccgtccaacgaagatcctccataagggcggccattttcggtgcctgtagagcgaggaatccatccaaaaacacagcggggagccattttgagacccggcggccatttggaaaacctgacaatcagctgttttgattgtcataatgcgaagaattggttcctgaggcagggaaccgatcttcgcaaagcagaaaaaaacacacacatttaaaacatcattttgcaattgcaattgccatcgcaaaaacattgtcgtgaagcggattcatcattatacggggtaatcgttaagcggggcacgactgtattactTAAGAGAAAGCACAACCTGAAGGTCTACTGCACACTGAGCATCCCTTCTGGCATTTGCACAGATTTGTTGCATTTTGGCGTATAGAACATCTTTCAGGAACAGTATCATGATTATAGGAGCTGCAGCCTTTTTAAGGCAGGATTGCAGTTTTGTTcccagaaaggattttttttgtaaaaaaaaaatgcacatggtAGGAAATGTGTTGAAGAAAATGACTGATCCAAGCGGTGCTGACTCTTTCTGCAGTTTTCAGAAGACAAGTTTCATTCCATTCTTTGATGAATTCACTGGCTTCATCGTCCGTGCTGTGTAATAGCTTTTTGAGCAAGCACAGCACTAAGCTCCCATTTCAATTAATGTAATGCACTGTAATCCTCCTCTCTTTCTTACCGTTTTCACCCCTAATCCATGTACTCTCCTGTTGTGCTTCACCAGGCTAGAACAGGCTGGTGTTGCGGTTCACCCCCAGAGCCTTGTAATCTTCCTTCCCCTTCGACAGATCTCTTGGCATTCTTTTCTTGTCACTTCATGCACCCTAATTTTCTATGGCCGGCTCTCAAGTCGGGTGGAAGAGCTGCTGGAACAGTTTGAAGCAGCTCTCAAGGGAAGCAGCAGACCGAGCCTTGACTTGCATGTTTGTAGAACAATGAGAGCTGGTAAAACTCAGCAGAGGGTTACTGCAAGTGCATGAGAGTGGCTAAGGGCGACAGAGTGCCCAAAGGTGGCATGGGCAGGCTTGGCTCTACCGTTGGACAGACTATGGCCACCATCTCAGGATGCAGCAATGGCTTGTGGTCACTCAATCCCAGCTCTTTTGCTGCAGCTCCCTGCTATTCCCCTTGCTTCGAGAACAGAGCTGTGTGCCACACTGCCTGCCCTGCATTCCCTAAACTGGCATGCTGCTCGCAGGTTTGAGAGAAGACCTTATTCCATTGCAGACATGTCCAATCAGCTTGGAATGAAAGAGGGCACCAACTTGCCCTATGTCTCAAGAAGCAAAAATTCTTGGCTGTGGCACAGACAACAGTCCCTGGTTTCTCTTGCAGGTAATGATGTCAACTACATTGGGCTTTTTTATAATGAAAGGCGTATGAGTGAGttcccatttctgccatctctaATTGGAGCTAGACGTTACTCCTGTCCACAATCTTGGCAAGAAAATGGTACTGAGTTAGGTGTATCAATGGCCTGTCTTAAGATAAGGCAATTTCTTATGTGCACATGAACCAAAGCGGTATCTAGCCTAGCAGCCAGTTCACACAGTGCTTAACCGGGTGCTTAAAAGAAGCCCACAGAATAAATAGCAACAAGACCCAAGAACCACTGGACCTTCTGAAAATAGCCATCTCTAGCAGCTGATAATCCAGTGGCATAATTCCCAGGAATGTAATTGGAGGAATGTAGCCACCATGGCTGCTAgccattaataaataataatgacttgctttcaagttgattctgacttacagcaaccctcttTCAGAGTGACACTCTGggactgcagtttgcccaaaacTATACCGGCTgcctcttcttctgggaggcacggTGAGAAATTGAacagtcccaacctctggctctgcagacagatgcctTCATTAATTTAAGAACAAAAGAAAGTCCAGCTGGATCATTTGTTATGTGCAGTCAGAGTGATTCTAACCTAAttaattaatgacttccaaaagctCCTGTCATGATGTATTTTGGGCATATcgtgagtttgcaaaagctgagcaggcctGTAAATGATAGGAAATGTGGacagtcactcattcatagggtcaccaggggtcagtggggatttgatggcatgcaacaaCATCGaagtctgatggttgttgtgggttttttcgggctctttggccgttttccACTGAGTTTCATCTTCTCATTAGGTTCCTGAAGCTAGGTCGTACCAAAAACACGTGAAGTCTACCCAGTTAACTTGCATAGTAGTCAACTAGAAGGCCTGGTGTTCCCACAAACAAATGATGAGCACAATGTTCCTAATCCAAATCTGCTTGTTAGATGCAAGACCCCACATCACTCAAGTTCTAGAAGGctgttttctcaaaagtaaatctactgattttttattttttggttagaCTTTTCTTCCATGGAATGATCTGAGAGCAAATGTGCCCGATTTCGTGAATGCACAGTCCATTTGTTTGAAAGATGGAAAGCTAATAACACACTGTAAACCACGAGAAAAATGCCTCTGCTCGTctgggtggttccccccccccatcgcttAAATGTATGTGCTGGCAGCCCAacccatccattcatccatttggtTGCTGGCTTTAGTCCTGTATGGGAAGTTCCAGAGGAGAAACACTTTCCCAGgctcactgtaaaaaaaaaaaaaaaaaaaaaaaagccttacttTCCTCTCTGGAATTCAGGCTGCGTCTGTCTCATGGTTTCTAGGTTCAGAAGAGCAAATCCCAAAGGTAGGTTCTCTTCTGACCTATATTATTATTGCAAGCCAGAGGAAAAGGCACTTAAATAAACATCCCTTTatgaaaatcagaaaaaaattgaagctTCTGGCAGTTTCTCATGCATTTAAGTAGACCAGCGGTGGTGAGAGTGACGCTGTTTCTAATGATCTCAACGAGCAGTGACAAAAGTTCAGCAAAAACTGAGGAGGATCCCTTAAGCCTTTACGGTTGAGGCCAGCATGCAAAAGGGACGTTGGAAAACCACATCATGAATGTTCCTGCATACTTTCCAATCTAATGGCAGGCCCAAATTTTCCCACTTATTTCTGCGTCCTTCATAATTATATAGGATTGCCCAGGTCTCAGTAGTGAAACAGCTGAAGTCTGAAGGCTTTGGCGTGCTTCTTCATGCagggagaaaaatctcagggACTTAAGACCATCACCGAAGGAGGAGAAAGTTTGGCTTTAAATCTGTAGCCCTGCAGAGGTTGTTTTTTTGAGCCTTAGCCCTTATAATCCATGTGAAGGAATGGCTGGAACTAGATGCAGGTATGAACCGCCAGCTCTGTCGTTTGGCATGGTTTGTTTACTGGCCACACAGCTGATCTGCAAGTCGGttcacccactcagaggcagcaccttggCTCCTCTGCCCTGCCTTTTCCAGACCCTGCCTCCGAGGGAGTACCTGCCGGAAGAGGTGGGGCACCGAACTGCAAATCACCTGTGTGGCTGGAAAACAAACCAAGCCGAACCACCGAATTGGTTCTTTGTGCCCATGTCTCTTTGGAACTCCAGCCCAACACTATTTGGAGTGCGGCGCTTCGCCCATCTCTGCTTTGAAGCCTAGGCATCCATCTCTATTTGTTCCTAGCCGGTCTTCATATTCATTGAATTCACATGAAAATGTTTCACATCTCTGTCATGTAggcttgcttctctctcttcaaaGCCTTGCCTGTTGTGCCTTGTCTTGTCCTGCCCTAGGAGTCATCTTCTGATCTCAGATTTTGATCTTGAACTCAGATGCCGCTGACCTTGGAATCCATAGAGAGCACATAACTAGCACACACTCCCTTGACCTCATGTGAGCTTCACGACACAAAAATAAAactcttttcttcctccagcaGCACCCATTctgagatttgtcttcctgcctggAGACcaggggaaacacagtaattgtCTAAATTACTTCAGCCAGCGCCCCAATACCTAACAACCCTCCACCATGTTGGGGAGAAATGCTAGCGAGATGTTGATGAACATTCCATGCCTTCCCTAGAAAGGCCCCCATCCAGACTTAAGTGACACGTAATTCCACTTTGCAAGCCTTCCATTTAGATTTTGTCGCCGTAGCTAGGTGGGAGTTCTGGGTAGAGGGTGAATAACTGTGGCAAAGCCATGACATCGGGTGTACGGAGTGCAGTTAAGCCTATCTCCTCTCAATGAATGAGCTTTGACAAAAAAACAGTAGGTGTTGGTTATAGGGCAACCAGCTTGAATCAGACCATTTGACGTTGCCCTACTTTTCTCACGACAAAAGCGGGGGTTGGGGGAAAGAGTCGGTCACAGACGGATGTCAGGCAAGTGACATTTGGCCTGTTGCCACAACTGAGGTAATTTCTTTGTGGAGTTGGGAACAAAGTTGATCTTTCGCATGTTTGCTCCAACACATGGTTCTCATTACAGACCCATCAAGCACAGTTGACTTAGTGCCCGAACAAACATTAACTATAGACCTGAGAGCCATTTGGCTTTACTAtagatacatttattttaaaaaacacacacaacaaaacccaaaaacTAATTTTCAAAGATTGAATCTTAAGGTCATC from the Pogona vitticeps strain Pit_001003342236 chromosome 3, PviZW2.1, whole genome shotgun sequence genome contains:
- the CWC15 gene encoding spliceosome-associated protein CWC15 homolog — protein: MTTAARPTFEPARGGRGKGEGDLSQLSKQYSSRDLPSHTKIKYRQTTQDAPEEVRTRDFRRELEERERVVAREKNRDRPAREHTTSSSVSKKPRLDQIPAANLDADDPLTDEEDDDEDYEEESDDDTAALLAELEKIKKERAEEQARKEQEQKAEEERIRMENILSGNPLLNLTGPVQTQASFKVKRRWDDDVVFKNCAKGVDEMKKDKRFVNDTLRSEFHKKFMEKYIK